The Brassica oleracea var. oleracea cultivar TO1000 chromosome C6, BOL, whole genome shotgun sequence genome includes a region encoding these proteins:
- the LOC106300854 gene encoding protein STRICTOSIDINE SYNTHASE-LIKE 9-like: MPISERVPTWAAVPAVFAVLAVISYQTLITPYNLEGAKNVLPMGKTIPLPVDGPESIEWDPQGGGPYAAVVDGRILKWRGDDLGWVEFAHTSPHRGNCSRHGVVPTCGRPLGLTFEKKTGDLYICDGYLGVMKVGPEGGLAELVVDQAEGRKVMFANQMDIDEEEDDLYFNDSSDKYHFRDVFYVVFNGERSGRVIRYNKKTKEAKVVMDNLRCNNGLALNKDRSFVISCESSTGLVHRYWIKGPKAGTRDIFAKVPGYPDNIRLTPTGDFWLGIHCKKNLIGRLIVNNQWLGKLVEKTVKLEFLIGLMNSFKPHGVAVKISGETGEILEILEDKEGETMQYVSEVYERDDGKLWLSSVFKPAVWVLDRK, from the exons ATGCCGATTAGTGAGAGAGTTCCAACTTGGGCCGCCGTTCCGGCTGTTTTTGCCGTTTTGGCCGTAATTTCGTATCAGACCCTAATTACGCCGTACAATCTAGAGGGCGCTAAAAATGTATTGCCGATGGGTAAGACCATACCACTTCCTGTTGATGGACCAGAGAGCATTGAGTGGGATCCACAAGGAGGAGGTCCTTATGCTGCGGTCGTGGACGGCCGTATTCTCAAGTGGCGCGGCGATGATCTTGGTTGGGTTGAGTTCGCACACACATCCCCACACAG AGGGAACTGTTCACGCCATGGAGTAGTGCCTACTTGTGGAAGGCCATTAGGACTCACTTTCGAGAAGAAAACAGGGGATTTGTACATCTGTGATGGTTACCTTGGGGTCATGAAGGTCGGGCCAGAGGGAGGCTTGGCTGAGTTGGTAGTGGACCAGGCTGAAGGTCGCAAAGTAATGTTTGCGAACCAGATGGATATTGATGAAGAGGAAGATGACTTATACTTCAATGACAGTAGTGACAAGTATCATTTCAG GGATGTATTTTACGTGGTTTTCAACGGTGAGCGGTCGGGAAGAGTGATCAGATACAATAAGAAGACAAAAGAGGCCAAAGTTGTCATGGACAATCTCCGTTGTAACAATGGTTTGGCTCTAAACAAAGACAGGTCTTTTGTAATCTCGTGTGAGTCTTCCACAGGCCTTGTCCATCGATATTGGATTAAAGGTCCTAAAGCCGGGACCCGTGACATCTTTGCCAAGGTTCCGGGTTACCCCGACAACATCCGTCTGACACCGACGGGAGATTTTTGGCTTGGCATACATTGTAAGAAAAATTTGATAGGAAGGTTGATCGTGAATAATCAGTGGTTAGGGAAGCTGGTTGAAAAGACGGTGAAGTTGGAGTTTCTGATTGGGTTAATGAACAGTTTTAAGCCGCATGGTGTGGCCGTGAAAATCTCGGGAGAGACAGGGGAGATACTTGAGATCCTTGAGGACAAAGAAGGGGAGACTATGCAGTATGTAAGTGAGGTTTATGAGAGAGATGACGGAAAGCTATGGCTCTCGTCCGTTTTCAAGCCTGCTGTATGGGTTCTTGATCGCAAGTGA
- the LOC106296699 gene encoding origin of replication complex subunit 5-like yields MTREESSKVTRRSTRFSSSVTSDNPEPNPSHPPTVADLTFGEESITLDSLLSSFPGRRSQILDLIRLIGPLDSPALPVILYGHASTGKTSVVLQVFTHLNRPFVYSSCRTCCTPRLLFESILNQLLLHSKCSSNGYASAKRCDKPSDFVNLLKEALSSVVETLNSTKLEKKLMGKMVYLIVDHVDLIKEWDKGAMILQFLFSLSSVLKMPQLGIILISGLPPDVYYSNMGYTDPLPVYFPEYSEEELRQIFLKNQVNKKLYSAFLDVALRPFCRVTRRVEELSTSLSSLFRQYCEPLDDLSISPNEDLKRRLYSNLRPHITSCLNEVFRVSGRPHDGDTRGERRQKASYSSEKGDELEILDFHMSTSAKYLLIAAFLASRNPATLDASMFDSTGGMDNRKRKRKASEKSMEKKEMAEQEAVMKGPGSFPLERLLAIFQCIASVGDSSLGEEEDEEGEEEATGYDKESNNMMSDILLQVSSLCDANFMIKSGSCPLEGSIRYRSMVSEDLSLKVARSLSFPLSKYLYRR; encoded by the exons ATGACGAGAGAAGAGAGTTCGAAAGTCACTCGAAGAAGCACTAGATTCTCATCTTCTGTAACCAGTGACAACCCTGAACCCAATCCCTCCCACCCACCAACCGTTGCTGACCTCACGTTCGGGGAAGAATCCATCACTTTGGATTCCCTTCTCTCCAGTTTCCCAGGCAGACGCTCTCAGATTCTCGACCTGATTCGTCTCATTGGCCCCTTGGACTCCCCTGCTCTTCCAGTAATTCTCTACGGCCACGCTTCCACTGGCAAAACAAGTGTTGTTCTTCAGGTGTTCACGCATCTCAACCGCCCTTTCGTCTATTCAAGCTGCCGTACATGTTGCACTCCCCGTCTCTTGTTCGAGTCGATTCTGAATCAGTTGCTGCTCCATAGCAAGTGTTCTTCAAATGGGTATGCTAGTGCAAAACGATGTGACAAGCCATCTGACTTCGTCAACTTACTTAAAGAAGCGCTTAGTAGTGTGGTGGAGACTCTAAACTCTACTAAGCTGGAGAAAAAACTTATGGGGAAGATGGTGTACTTGATAGTTGATCATGTGGATCTTATCAAAGAGTGGGACAAAGGGGCAATGATTCTGCAGTTTCTTTTCAGTTTGTCTTCAGTTCTGAAGATGCCTCAACTTGGTATAATACTTATCAGCGGATTGCCACCGGATGTGTATTACTCAAACATGGGGTACACAGACCCTCTACCTGTTTATTTCCCTGAGTATTCTGAAGAGGAGCTTCGTCAGATCTTCTTGAAAAATCAAGTTAACAAGAAATTGTACTCCGCGTTTCTCGA TGTTGCATTGAGACCTTTCTGTAGAGTCACAAGGAGAGTTGAAGAACTTTCCACTTCCTTGTCATCATTGTTCAGACAGTATTGTGAACCACTTGATGATTTATCGATTTCGCCTAATGAAGATCTGAAGAGAAGGCTGTATAGCAATCTTAGACCGCATATTACTTCTTGTTTGAATGAGGTATTCAGGGTCTCAGGTCGCCCTCATGATGGTGACACCAGAGGCGAGAGAAGGCAGAAAGCCAGCTACAGTTCTGAGAAAGGTGATGAACTTGAGATCTTGGACTTCCATATGTCTACTTCAGCCAAGTACCTTCTCATTGCGGCGTTCCTCGCTTCGAGAAACCCAGCAACGTTAGATGCCTCGATGTTTGACTCCACAGGAGGCATGGATAATCGTAAAAGAAAGCGCAA GGCATCTGAGAAATCGATGGAGAAGAAGGAAATGGCAGAGCAGGAAGCAGTGATGAAAGGGCCTGGAAGCTTTCCACTAGAGAGACTATTGGCGATATTCCAGTGCATTGCCTCTGTAGGAGACTCTTCATTAGGCGAGGAGGAAGATGAAGAAGGAGAAGAAGAAGCTACGGGTTACGACAAGGAGAGTAACAACATGATGTCTGATATTCTGCTTCAAGTGTCGAGTCTTTGTGATGCAAACTTTATGATCAAAAGCGGAAGCTGCCCATTAGAAGGTTCTATTAGGTACCGTTCCATGGTCTCTGAAGATCTTTCTCTGAAG GTTGCGAGAAGCCTAAGCTTTCCACTGTCCAAGTACTTGTATAGAAGATAA